The Salvelinus namaycush isolate Seneca chromosome 38, SaNama_1.0, whole genome shotgun sequence genome includes a window with the following:
- the LOC120032181 gene encoding ADP-sugar pyrophosphatase-like, translating into MSSPPKLTTIPHIVKEEVIASGKWLKLEKTTYVDPVGNTRTWETTKRTTRQANAADGVGIIALLKRTLHKDCVVMVKQFRPPIGCCTLEFPAGLIDADESAEIAALRELKEETGYKGEVVGVTPVTCLDPGLSNCTTQIVMVNINGDDLENTNPTQQLGDGEFVEVLLLPLDEFQREIDDLMKKEKIVVDSKVYIYGMGMSQAFFKPNELRVLKQ; encoded by the exons ATGAGCAGCCCTCCCAAATTGACAACCATACCTCACATTGTAAAAGAGGAG GTCATTGCGTCTGGGAAATGGTTGAAACTTGAGAAGACCACCTATGTGGACCCTGTTGGAAACACAAG AACTTGGGAGACTACGAAAAGGACAACCAGACAGGCCAATGCAGCAGATG GTGTGGGGATCATCGCCCTTCTGAAGAGGACCCTCCATAAAGACTGCGTTGTCATGGTGAAGCAGTTCCGTCCACCAATAGGGTGCTGTACCCTAGAGTTCCCTGCAG GTCTGATTGACGCGGATGAGAGTGCAGAGATTGCTGCTCTGCGAGAGCTGAAGGAGGAGACTGGTTACAAGGGGGAGGTGGTAGGAGTCACCCCAG TGACCTGCTTGGACCCTGGCCTCTCTAACTGCACCACACAGATCGTCATGGTTAACATCAATGGAGACGACCTCGAAAACACCAACCCCACACAGCAGCTGG GTGATGGAG AATTTGTTGAAGTTCTCCTTCTACCTCTTGATGAATTCCAGAGGGAAATTGATG ACCTGATGAAGAAGGAGAAGATTGTGGTGGACTCTAAGGTTTACATCTACGGCATGGGGATGTCCCAGGCCTTCTTTAAACCCAATGAACTCCGAGTGCTCAAACAGtga
- the LOC120032183 gene encoding uncharacterized protein LOC120032183 isoform X1, which translates to MAQYKPSQRVKPGAVLQSVRTHRLFPRLRPALKQTPKKWRVSRGYVAPHVLCDGAPFSQRHHRVPQRHGNHAARHEEERHQHQKQVALHLLRPSPDGERPAHSNNQSERVQVQVTHKQQILNHDIHRDHVVKIMAFAGTARPLLPTSCHSCVFTENKLDIELVLLLAFSELSLEGTLSLSVQLSL; encoded by the exons ATGGCCCAGTATAAGCCCAGTCAGAGGGTGAAGCCTGGGGCAGTGTTACAGAGTGTGAGGACACATCGTCTGTTCCCTCGTCTGAGGCCTGCATTAAAACAGACTCCCAAAAAATGGAGGGTATCGAGGGGGTACGTAGCCCCACACGTACTCTGTGATGGCGCTCCCTTCAGCCAGCGCCATCACAGAGTACCTCAGCGCCATGGCAACCATGCTGCTCGCCATGAGGAGGAACGACATCAACATCAGAAACAG GTGGCACTACATCTTCTACGTCCTTCACCTGATGGAGAACGCCCTGCCCACAGCAATAACCAATCAGA GAGAGTCCAGGTTCAGGTGACCCACAAACAGCAGATCCTCAACCACGACATCCATAGAGACCACGTGGTCAAGATCATGGCCTTCGCCGGTACCGCCAGACCGCTACTACCAACATCATGCCACAGCTGTGTTTTTACAGAAAACAAGTTAGATATAGAGTTGGTACTTTTGCTAGCATTCTCTGAATTGTCGCTAGAGGGCACCCTCTCCCTGTCAGTTCAGCTCAGTCTGTGA
- the LOC120032183 gene encoding F-box DNA helicase 1-like isoform X2 yields MALPSASAITEYLSAMATMLLAMRRNDINIRNRWHYIFYVLHLMENALPTAITNQSGRVQVQVTHKQQILNHDIHRDHVVKIMAFAGTARPLLPTSCHSCVFTENKLDIELVLLLAFSELSLEGTLSLSVQLSL; encoded by the exons ATGGCGCTCCCTTCAGCCAGCGCCATCACAGAGTACCTCAGCGCCATGGCAACCATGCTGCTCGCCATGAGGAGGAACGACATCAACATCAGAAACAG GTGGCACTACATCTTCTACGTCCTTCACCTGATGGAGAACGCCCTGCCCACAGCAATAACCAATCAGAGTGG GAGAGTCCAGGTTCAGGTGACCCACAAACAGCAGATCCTCAACCACGACATCCATAGAGACCACGTGGTCAAGATCATGGCCTTCGCCGGTACCGCCAGACCGCTACTACCAACATCATGCCACAGCTGTGTTTTTACAGAAAACAAGTTAGATATAGAGTTGGTACTTTTGCTAGCATTCTCTGAATTGTCGCTAGAGGGCACCCTCTCCCTGTCAGTTCAGCTCAGTCTGTGA
- the LOC120032184 gene encoding F-box DNA helicase 1-like, protein MGIWVLMQPENNRSRVIKDSFIHRFTQQSLGGYFGLKSYAKNTEDHELEGKLSMVEKYNSRIPELVERLYGCTEREAQHADFILGTVHKSKGLEFDTVVITDDFAKMDSCLNCSENTHTQHEPLH, encoded by the exons ATGGGCATTTGGGTTCTGATGCAGCCAGAAAACAACCGCTCTCGAG tcATCAAGGACAGCTTCATCCATAGGTTCACCCAGCAGAGTCTGGGGGGCTACTTTGGGCTGAAGAGTTATGCTAAAAACACAGAAGACCATGAGTTGGAGGGCAAACTCTCCATGGTCGAGAAATACAACAGCCGCATCCCTGAGCTGGTGGAACGCCTCTACggctgcacagagagagaggcccaacacgcag atTTTATCCTGGGGACAGTCCATAAGTCAAAGGGTCTGGAGTTTGACACGGTGGTTATCACTGATGATTTTGCTAAG ATGGATAGCTGCTTGAactgttctgagaacacacacactcaacatgaACCTCTCCACTGA
- the LOC120032185 gene encoding F-box DNA helicase 1-like, whose protein sequence is MAFNKSVATQAQRCFPSNVDCRTVHSMAFGAVCLSVGLDQFLSVCLEQFCSICLVVVSLSVKPFNQFNQSSSWPCSGPFPLSPSYQELKKLSSNVKPFSVAWVLPKGSGGFVNVKVVTLTLNAYMALADTHITRNHVQKHTCNATTHATAMQQG, encoded by the coding sequence ATGGCCTTCAACAAGTCTGTGGCCACCCAGGCCCAGCGCTGTTTCCCCAGCAACGTGGACTGCAGGACGGTCCACTCCATGGCTTTCGGGGCCGTCTGCTTGTCTGTCGGTCTAGACCAGTTTCTGTCCGTATGTCTAGAACAGTTTTGTTCCATATGTCTGGTTGTCGTCAGTCTGTCAGTAAAGCCATTCAATCAGTTCAATCAGTCATCCAGTTGGCCATGTTCAggtccctttcccctctctcccagttACCAGGAGTTGAAGAAGTTGTCTAGTAACGTGAAGCCCTTCTCTGTGGCCTGGGTGCTGCCTAAGGGCAGCGGGGGCTTCGTCAACGTCAAGGTGGTCACCCTGACCCTCAATGCCTACATGGCCTTGGCCGACACACACATCACCCGCAACCACgtacagaaacacacatgcaATGCAACCACACATGCAACTGCAATGCAACAAGGGTAA